From the Natranaeroarchaeum aerophilus genome, one window contains:
- a CDS encoding type II secretion system F family protein, with translation MGSSASESERRSRSARRLPTIDRGLYALFSRHADRRRHDTDRRNYRGTNIRTSFGVYLSRVYAVSWLAFVIVSVCATLVMLSVSSFPIESAGSVPLISVLSNIQRPYLAVGLGVVAGAVAKYAVIHLGGQYLRWTASARRTEINHTLPGAVRYLRVLSTGSDNRRGMLRKVAANRDAYGQTAVAFRKALNKAALTGSLDRGLRIVARDTPSRNVLAPFVLKFREHAEQGGEELTSYLRMESRMLSHQQSRARDRAESFLELLAELFIVLLVLPALLVIVVTVLSVLSPGLSDPIGAPIGTVTGQQLLIYGSAGFVLITGLVAAALVSQVRPHDHAEPSYNRPPDIVGHFVTAGSNPASASVVFAPLAVLVGAALYMSRVTPINVVLLTYVSWTVPVGIVAVRRARRNEAKDREIKDFIHAVSGHVKLGRPFPEAVARVAADVDLGALDDDVKTLAFNANLTTKDGNLRTDALDSFVDRIGTPMAEQTIGLVTGALEAGGDAEDIFETLQTEVGRLHHEKQALRNAMLVYVTVGWTTALLIIGIMVAVDSYVIDGFAQLSAVSEPTTGVAMDASTIDPERDQFRFYVVTQATMLACGWFAGVASRGLYEGLFHSGALVFVAYLVFSGVGIV, from the coding sequence ATGGGTAGTTCGGCATCGGAGTCAGAGCGTCGTTCCCGGAGTGCCCGGCGGCTTCCGACAATCGACCGTGGCCTGTACGCACTGTTCTCCCGACATGCGGATCGCCGCCGACACGATACGGATCGTCGAAACTATCGCGGCACCAATATCCGTACGAGTTTCGGCGTGTATCTTTCGCGAGTATACGCTGTCTCGTGGCTCGCGTTTGTGATCGTCTCTGTCTGTGCAACGCTGGTCATGCTCTCGGTTTCGTCGTTCCCGATCGAGAGCGCGGGATCAGTACCGCTAATTTCTGTACTATCGAATATCCAACGGCCGTATCTCGCAGTCGGGCTAGGAGTCGTCGCCGGAGCGGTTGCGAAGTACGCGGTCATCCACCTCGGCGGTCAGTACCTCCGCTGGACAGCGAGTGCACGACGGACGGAGATCAATCACACGCTCCCCGGAGCAGTCCGATATCTCCGAGTGCTCTCAACTGGGAGTGACAATCGACGCGGCATGCTCCGGAAAGTCGCCGCAAACCGGGACGCCTACGGGCAGACAGCAGTCGCGTTCCGGAAGGCGTTGAACAAGGCAGCGTTGACCGGAAGCCTTGACCGAGGGCTACGAATCGTTGCCCGTGATACACCGTCCCGAAACGTCCTTGCCCCGTTTGTTCTGAAGTTCCGGGAGCACGCCGAGCAAGGTGGCGAAGAGCTAACGAGTTATCTCCGGATGGAGAGCAGGATGCTATCGCATCAGCAATCCCGGGCCCGGGACCGCGCCGAGTCGTTTCTGGAGCTACTGGCGGAGCTGTTCATCGTGTTGCTGGTACTACCGGCACTCCTCGTCATCGTTGTCACCGTGTTGAGCGTTCTCTCGCCGGGGCTCTCCGATCCGATCGGTGCTCCCATAGGGACTGTCACTGGCCAGCAACTCCTCATCTATGGGAGCGCCGGATTCGTCCTCATTACTGGACTGGTTGCCGCAGCGCTCGTCTCGCAAGTTCGCCCACACGATCACGCCGAGCCCAGTTATAATCGTCCTCCGGATATCGTCGGGCATTTCGTTACTGCAGGCTCGAACCCGGCAAGTGCATCGGTCGTCTTTGCCCCCCTCGCAGTACTGGTCGGAGCGGCGCTCTATATGAGCCGCGTAACGCCGATTAATGTCGTGTTGCTGACCTACGTTTCGTGGACCGTCCCGGTTGGGATCGTTGCAGTGCGCCGTGCACGACGTAACGAGGCGAAAGATCGGGAGATAAAGGACTTCATCCATGCGGTTTCGGGCCACGTCAAACTCGGCCGTCCGTTTCCAGAAGCGGTCGCGCGTGTCGCGGCCGATGTCGACCTCGGCGCGCTCGACGATGACGTCAAAACCCTCGCGTTCAACGCGAACCTGACGACCAAAGACGGAAATCTGCGAACGGACGCACTCGACTCGTTCGTCGATCGAATCGGGACGCCGATGGCCGAGCAGACGATCGGGCTCGTGACCGGCGCACTGGAGGCGGGCGGCGATGCGGAGGATATCTTCGAGACGTTACAGACCGAGGTTGGTCGGCTGCATCACGAGAAGCAAGCGCTCCGCAACGCGATGCTGGTTTACGTCACGGTCGGGTGGACGACGGCGTTGTTAATTATCGGGATCATGGTCGCGGTAGACAGCTATGTCATCGACGGGTTTGCTCAGCTATCTGCAGTTTCCGAGCCCACCACGGGCGTCGCTATGGACGCCTCGACGATCGACCCTGAGCGCGATCAGTTCCGGTTTTACGTCGTGACACAGGCGACGATGCTCGCGTGTGGCTGGTTCGCCGGTGTGGCCAGCCGCGGCCTGTACGAAGGGTTGTTTCACTCGGGTGCACTGGTGTTTGTTGCATATCTGGTGTTTTCGGGGGTCGGGATAGTATGA
- a CDS encoding type II/IV secretion system ATPase subunit, whose amino-acid sequence MHEGASLELTTDPAESMTRSEGAVPPPLSPDDSEAWYAPNVREQYEIHPGVVATIREHNNEFRYEIREPSLSETDRKQLETVRSHFEDANLARPLTREGTIERMDQGFDPKYRDVLRRLLDCSTPARRRLSYHILCELRCLGDLTPLALDERIEVADSSGEQLVVHTENYAPAGTPFSPSPEYIDRFVSERLTTYHVEFSGFEIPVVIYRENLLGRDSFTTKYAVQEPDLLPNDEALVAECKERIWEANVDGFVEDRESFVRDRARRVLSRLLAARRTRAWPDAVRFRARSALAEYDLAVPPVDSRYSDDRLSDMIYYVLRDYVGEGKLTVPIRDRHLEDIEANRVGERIKVVPRADVGHGDRIPTNLRFEDETSFINVVTQLAAADGTELNASNPSAKVNLSPDGVDDEVTIRCAVALGVISEDGPHISVRKQAPEAMTPIDLIEQGSISTELVALLWMLYEQHSVVLFSGATGVGKTTLMNAHMPFVDFRDRPISIDEGSREVRLPHETGVSLTTREHENEYKQVTMADLMTECNYLNPDVEVIAEINTAASFETFAESLNTGHGIIGTTHAENVEKLVNRVVEQGLPPYLLREIDLVIFPKHVGGHRYVGTVIEFLSPEEYEQVGGECGIIDKEGTEVHWNRIGGRNERGEFTFEYSHPKLETTSDGPPEEWPHHSARQQPILNDSRFDGDTSGRTASTDPEDTRECGLRTFHSIANRSDRPVAAVEAEFHRKHRYVRYLREDGVDEFTELFEFLADLRTNEAATVERASADAVGDTNG is encoded by the coding sequence ATGCACGAGGGAGCATCGCTGGAGCTGACGACCGATCCCGCCGAGTCTATGACTCGCTCGGAGGGGGCCGTCCCCCCGCCGCTATCGCCTGATGATTCGGAAGCGTGGTACGCTCCGAACGTTCGGGAACAGTACGAGATCCATCCCGGGGTCGTTGCAACGATCCGGGAGCACAACAACGAGTTCAGGTACGAGATCCGAGAGCCGTCACTGTCAGAGACGGATCGGAAACAGCTCGAAACCGTCCGATCACATTTCGAGGATGCGAACCTTGCCCGTCCACTGACCAGGGAGGGAACGATCGAACGAATGGATCAGGGGTTTGATCCGAAATATCGTGACGTACTTCGACGATTACTCGACTGTTCCACTCCGGCACGACGCCGTCTTTCCTATCACATCCTCTGTGAACTCCGTTGTCTGGGAGATCTCACGCCGCTCGCACTGGACGAGCGGATCGAGGTAGCAGATAGTTCGGGTGAGCAACTCGTCGTTCACACCGAAAACTACGCGCCTGCAGGAACCCCATTTTCCCCGAGCCCGGAGTACATCGATCGGTTCGTCAGCGAACGGCTCACGACCTATCACGTCGAGTTCAGCGGGTTCGAGATACCGGTCGTAATTTATCGGGAGAACCTCCTCGGGCGAGACTCGTTTACGACGAAGTACGCCGTACAGGAGCCCGATCTGTTGCCGAACGACGAGGCACTGGTCGCGGAATGCAAAGAACGGATCTGGGAGGCAAACGTCGATGGCTTCGTTGAGGACCGAGAATCGTTCGTTCGGGACCGCGCCCGGCGGGTCCTCTCCAGATTACTGGCTGCGCGGCGTACACGCGCATGGCCTGACGCCGTCCGTTTTCGTGCCCGGAGCGCGCTCGCTGAGTACGACCTTGCAGTCCCGCCGGTCGACAGCCGGTACTCCGACGACCGACTTTCGGATATGATCTACTACGTCCTCCGCGACTATGTCGGTGAGGGGAAACTTACAGTTCCGATCCGCGACCGCCATCTCGAAGATATCGAGGCCAACCGCGTGGGCGAACGGATCAAAGTCGTGCCGCGGGCCGACGTGGGTCACGGCGACCGGATCCCAACGAACCTCCGGTTCGAGGACGAAACGAGCTTTATTAATGTCGTTACACAGTTGGCGGCCGCAGACGGGACCGAGTTGAACGCCTCGAATCCTAGCGCGAAAGTGAACCTCTCTCCCGATGGCGTTGATGACGAGGTGACGATCCGCTGTGCAGTTGCGCTCGGCGTGATCAGCGAGGACGGTCCTCATATTTCGGTTCGCAAACAGGCACCCGAAGCGATGACACCGATCGACCTGATAGAGCAGGGCAGCATTTCGACTGAACTCGTCGCATTGCTATGGATGCTATACGAGCAGCACTCCGTCGTTCTGTTCTCCGGAGCAACTGGCGTTGGGAAAACAACCCTGATGAACGCCCATATGCCGTTTGTCGACTTCCGGGATCGGCCGATCAGTATCGACGAAGGCTCCCGCGAAGTCCGCTTGCCACACGAGACTGGTGTCTCGCTGACCACGCGAGAGCACGAAAACGAGTACAAGCAGGTGACGATGGCCGACCTGATGACCGAGTGCAACTATCTCAATCCGGACGTCGAAGTGATCGCAGAGATCAACACCGCCGCGAGCTTTGAGACGTTTGCCGAATCATTGAATACCGGCCATGGAATCATCGGAACCACTCACGCCGAAAACGTCGAAAAGCTCGTCAATCGGGTCGTCGAACAGGGACTTCCTCCGTATCTGCTGCGCGAAATCGATCTCGTCATTTTTCCAAAACACGTTGGCGGACACCGATACGTCGGTACCGTTATCGAGTTTCTGTCTCCTGAGGAGTATGAGCAGGTCGGCGGTGAGTGTGGTATCATCGACAAGGAGGGTACGGAGGTCCACTGGAACCGGATCGGGGGTCGAAACGAACGGGGAGAGTTCACCTTCGAGTATTCACATCCGAAACTGGAGACGACGAGCGATGGGCCGCCCGAGGAGTGGCCACACCACTCTGCCCGGCAGCAACCGATCCTCAACGACTCACGGTTCGACGGCGACACGTCCGGACGTACAGCGTCTACCGACCCCGAAGATACACGAGAGTGTGGGCTCCGGACATTCCATTCTATTGCCAACAGATCCGATCGCCCGGTTGCGGCCGTCGAGGCGGAGTTCCATCGAAAGCACCGGTACGTCCGCTATCTTCGAGAAGACGGCGTTGACGAGTTTACCGAACTGTTCGAGTTCCTCGCCGATCTCCGTACCAACGAAGCCGCAACCGTCGAACGAGCGAGTGCCGATGCCGTAGGGGATACCAATGGGTAG
- a CDS encoding glycosyl hydrolase, which yields MQRYISRRYLLGASATGLTATIAGCSSNGTDNGEPSDEESANGEPGDEESEQESDEDVVSVGNASYRTTKPADRGQPPTEVYVSEERQGDPLPTNNWWGALMWEGHLLDNDAFLWSHPLVSSTGEQGFVFGGQGDWHVGDGPAGPNFATRPIELAATVGFEGAEFEESVVTDWTDWSVSFAMESPNGRIDATLVRGSPYVYLRANGDDISIEFNEADADPVVWADTDSTVGLSVDNAHYGLYAPSDAELSFDGDETFASSLGDGDYLTIALLPEGNEDTLETFGEYAHAHVVDTQLEWKYDEDASEVHTTYQFETEAMEGDASGTITGMFPHQHKYTDEQSLGYTYESPRGTLQTIETSSYRVTHTYPGILPHLPDVGGYDDERLASYLADETSRQIIRPGLEGDGEGAYWAGKNFNRTSDLIGIAQHLDDADRSQQLLDAMQEYLEDWFQATDEDGSLADSRVFYYNELWGTLIAYPALHGAPELLNDHHFHYGYYIRAAAEIARTDPEWASESEWGGMVDLLIRDYANPDRDDDTFPFLRTFDPYSGHSWAGGPSGGVFGNNQESSSEAINAYAAIIQWGEYTDNEELRDLGVFLYTREVNGAREYWFDEDGDSLPELEDWQFDQATMVWDNGVAYTTWWTDNPEPVHGINWLPVGGHSLYLGLNTSYADANYRTVEDAVDGNFSYWEDVMWKYRALSDPDDAIEQFDADGEEYDPEFGTSRAHTYHWIATLGEIGSPDPTVTADAPLAAVFSEDDERTYVAYNAGEEDRTVSFSDGTTIEVSPHELKTSHQ from the coding sequence ATGCAGAGATACATCAGCCGCCGTTACCTCTTAGGAGCCAGTGCTACAGGTCTAACGGCTACGATTGCGGGCTGTTCGAGTAACGGGACAGACAACGGCGAGCCAAGCGACGAGGAGTCCGCTAACGGCGAACCGGGCGACGAAGAGTCGGAGCAGGAAAGTGATGAAGACGTTGTGTCAGTTGGCAATGCCAGCTACCGAACGACGAAACCAGCCGATAGAGGTCAGCCACCCACAGAGGTCTATGTCAGCGAGGAACGTCAAGGCGATCCCCTTCCGACCAATAATTGGTGGGGAGCGCTCATGTGGGAGGGGCACCTACTCGACAACGACGCGTTTCTCTGGAGCCACCCACTCGTGAGTTCGACTGGCGAGCAGGGGTTCGTATTCGGCGGTCAGGGTGACTGGCACGTCGGGGACGGACCAGCCGGCCCGAACTTCGCGACGCGTCCGATCGAGCTCGCGGCGACCGTCGGCTTCGAGGGGGCGGAGTTCGAGGAGTCCGTCGTGACCGACTGGACGGACTGGTCAGTCTCGTTCGCGATGGAGAGCCCGAACGGGCGGATCGATGCGACGCTCGTTCGAGGGTCGCCGTACGTGTACTTGCGCGCAAACGGCGACGACATCAGTATTGAATTCAACGAAGCGGATGCTGACCCAGTCGTCTGGGCAGATACTGACTCAACAGTCGGCCTCAGCGTCGACAATGCTCACTACGGGCTGTACGCCCCCTCCGATGCGGAGTTGTCGTTCGATGGCGACGAAACGTTTGCCTCGTCGCTCGGCGACGGCGATTACCTGACGATCGCGTTGCTGCCCGAGGGGAATGAGGACACGCTCGAAACGTTTGGTGAGTACGCTCACGCTCACGTCGTCGATACACAACTCGAATGGAAGTACGACGAAGACGCGAGCGAGGTCCACACGACGTACCAGTTCGAGACAGAAGCGATGGAAGGCGACGCATCGGGGACGATCACGGGTATGTTCCCACATCAGCACAAGTACACCGACGAACAGTCGCTCGGATACACGTACGAATCGCCACGCGGGACGCTGCAGACGATCGAGACCAGTTCGTACCGCGTCACGCATACCTACCCCGGTATCCTTCCCCATCTGCCGGATGTCGGTGGATACGACGACGAGCGTCTCGCTTCGTATCTCGCCGACGAGACGAGCAGGCAGATCATCAGGCCCGGGCTCGAAGGCGATGGGGAGGGAGCCTACTGGGCGGGGAAGAACTTCAACCGCACGAGTGATCTCATCGGTATCGCACAGCATCTCGACGACGCGGACCGATCCCAGCAGCTCCTCGATGCGATGCAAGAATATCTCGAAGATTGGTTTCAGGCAACCGACGAAGACGGCTCACTTGCCGACTCTCGCGTCTTCTATTATAACGAGCTATGGGGCACACTGATCGCGTATCCAGCTCTCCACGGCGCGCCCGAACTGCTGAACGACCATCACTTCCACTACGGCTACTATATTCGTGCAGCAGCCGAAATTGCGCGTACTGACCCGGAGTGGGCCAGTGAGTCCGAGTGGGGAGGGATGGTAGACCTGTTGATCCGGGACTATGCGAACCCCGATCGTGACGACGATACCTTTCCGTTCTTGCGAACGTTCGATCCCTACAGTGGCCACTCGTGGGCAGGCGGTCCATCCGGGGGTGTCTTCGGGAACAACCAGGAATCAAGCTCTGAGGCGATCAACGCCTACGCGGCGATCATTCAGTGGGGCGAGTACACGGACAACGAGGAGCTTCGAGACCTCGGCGTCTTCCTGTACACTCGGGAGGTAAACGGCGCTCGTGAGTACTGGTTCGACGAGGACGGCGACTCCTTACCGGAGTTAGAGGACTGGCAGTTCGACCAGGCGACGATGGTCTGGGACAACGGTGTCGCGTACACGACATGGTGGACTGACAATCCCGAACCAGTTCACGGCATCAACTGGTTGCCGGTCGGCGGCCACTCGCTCTATCTCGGACTCAATACATCGTATGCTGATGCCAACTACCGAACTGTCGAGGATGCCGTCGATGGTAACTTCTCGTACTGGGAAGACGTGATGTGGAAGTATCGAGCGCTCTCGGATCCGGACGACGCAATCGAACAGTTTGACGCTGACGGTGAGGAGTACGATCCCGAGTTCGGCACCTCACGAGCCCACACCTATCACTGGATCGCTACTCTGGGCGAGATTGGATCACCCGATCCGACGGTTACCGCTGATGCCCCCCTGGCAGCCGTCTTCAGCGAGGACGATGAGCGCACGTACGTCGCATACAACGCCGGCGAGGAAGACAGAACAGTTTCGTTTTCAGACGGAACGACAATCGAAGTCAGTCCACACGAGCTGAAAACCAGCCACCAATAG
- a CDS encoding TrmB family transcriptional regulator has product MDREHVRKALKYAGLTEYQADAYLTLLDLGAAPAVEIARKCSVPSSQIYDVLRNLEEREYIETMDQEKLYAQPEPPETVFDDLASRGELLTDAADDIKERYREPDTVDYRISVTKHPKSAVEQALAGIEDADTVVEIAATPAQLQQLLPELQDARDRGVIVRTTLYLPDHGDIPIEDEMLEGAVSELRACSIPGPFLVILDRHRVCFAPNSRSDETYGVLIHDRILPFIFHWYFLTCLWNLYPTVYRDDPTTIAYVSLKEFLRDFYSVVQADGFDVIIQVSGSEIRTNSDITITGRVESMTYPQQQIDEHQPSLTELATYATMVIDTGDEMVSVGGWAAVFEDINARRVDVLNIEYSG; this is encoded by the coding sequence ATGGACCGCGAACACGTCAGGAAAGCGTTGAAGTACGCCGGACTAACCGAGTATCAGGCGGACGCGTATCTGACGTTGCTCGATCTGGGTGCGGCTCCAGCCGTCGAAATCGCACGGAAATGCTCTGTGCCATCCTCTCAAATATACGATGTCCTTCGGAATCTAGAGGAACGTGAGTATATCGAGACGATGGACCAGGAAAAGTTGTACGCGCAACCGGAGCCACCGGAAACGGTGTTCGATGATCTGGCGTCGCGGGGGGAGCTGTTGACGGACGCGGCTGACGACATCAAGGAACGGTATCGAGAGCCGGACACCGTCGATTATCGGATCAGTGTCACGAAACATCCCAAGAGCGCGGTCGAGCAGGCACTCGCCGGGATCGAAGATGCGGATACAGTCGTCGAAATCGCTGCGACCCCTGCCCAACTGCAACAGTTGCTCCCGGAACTGCAGGATGCCCGAGACAGGGGTGTTATCGTCAGGACGACGCTATACCTCCCGGATCACGGTGATATACCGATCGAGGACGAGATGCTCGAAGGGGCTGTCTCTGAACTTCGCGCGTGTTCGATCCCCGGCCCCTTCCTGGTTATTCTCGATCGACACCGGGTCTGTTTCGCCCCGAACAGTCGGTCCGACGAGACCTACGGGGTGTTGATCCACGATCGGATCCTTCCGTTCATTTTCCACTGGTACTTTCTGACCTGCCTCTGGAACCTGTATCCGACTGTGTATCGGGACGACCCGACAACGATAGCCTACGTAAGTCTCAAAGAATTCTTGCGGGATTTCTATTCGGTAGTACAGGCGGACGGTTTCGATGTAATTATCCAGGTCAGTGGTTCAGAGATCCGAACCAACTCCGATATCACCATCACTGGACGGGTGGAGTCGATGACCTACCCACAGCAACAGATAGACGAGCACCAACCGTCTCTCACCGAACTGGCGACCTATGCAACGATGGTCATCGATACCGGTGACGAGATGGTCAGTGTGGGCGGTTGGGCTGCGGTCTTCGAGGATATCAATGCGCGACGGGTCGACGTCCTCAACATCGAGTACAGCGGTTGA
- a CDS encoding glycoside hydrolase family 3 N-terminal domain-containing protein, producing the protein MDTNTQTRQKRNSIDIEEKLDQLSLREKAGQLAGTYVGTMGETRTVEDVVELMREYGLGFATPFGYGASPIRDPVEAAETVNRLQRIAVEETEHGIPLAVPVDAIHGNAYLQQATILPHNAGLAATRNRELATEVGELTATEVAATGGKVTYGPTCDVALDPRWGRTFESFGESPYLCGEFAAAKARGVSTASEPVAAMAKHFPAYGDPSRGEDAAPVDKSRSSIRRDFLRAFEPVLDAGIDAVMPSYNSINGVPSHASSHFLRDVLRDEMDFDGYVASDWNGVNMLHEHHGVSSDRRGSIKQSIEGGVDVHSLGEGEHVEHVVDLVKSGEIDEALVDEAVRRILTLKDDLGLFEDPYVDVDQVATTLGREEHQDVNLEAARQSMTLLRNEEETLPFSTDLDEVLVTGPNADELSHQVGGWSLKPDEGLEGETVLDGVESIVSDDTTVTYERGSGIRAEDDIEAAAATAADADAAVVVLGENWYLHEFGPQDVTGPTGEFPKRTSLSLPSAQRELLEAIVETGTPVALVMIAGRPLSISWAAEHVPAIVQAYYPGSAGGRAVAETVFGEINPSGSLPVSVPRSTGHLPVRHNYLPGPTPIGADEHESSYDPLWAFGHGLSYTEFEYRSLETDIATVSSDSTVTVDVTLANTGDQAGATAVHVFASRPVSSVVTPAKQLVGFDRVELAPGEEQTTSLEVDAEQFTVVRPDGESVLEPGRVELSCSEMTRTLEIE; encoded by the coding sequence ATGGATACCAATACCCAAACCAGACAGAAGCGAAACAGTATCGATATCGAGGAGAAGCTCGATCAGCTCAGCCTCCGAGAAAAAGCCGGACAGCTTGCGGGAACGTACGTCGGAACAATGGGTGAAACGCGCACCGTAGAGGATGTCGTTGAGCTGATGCGAGAGTATGGGCTCGGATTTGCAACGCCGTTTGGCTACGGTGCTTCGCCGATCAGAGACCCAGTTGAAGCTGCTGAAACCGTAAACCGACTCCAGCGGATCGCTGTCGAGGAGACGGAGCATGGTATCCCGCTGGCTGTGCCGGTCGACGCGATTCACGGGAACGCCTACCTTCAGCAGGCGACGATCCTTCCGCACAATGCTGGGCTGGCGGCCACACGAAACCGAGAACTTGCTACTGAGGTTGGGGAGCTGACGGCGACTGAAGTGGCAGCGACTGGTGGGAAAGTCACGTACGGGCCAACCTGTGATGTCGCACTGGACCCACGCTGGGGCCGAACGTTCGAGAGCTTCGGCGAGTCGCCGTATCTGTGTGGTGAGTTCGCCGCGGCGAAAGCCCGTGGCGTGTCCACAGCAAGCGAGCCGGTCGCGGCCATGGCAAAACACTTCCCGGCATACGGCGACCCCAGTCGGGGCGAGGACGCAGCGCCGGTCGATAAATCACGGTCTTCGATCCGGCGTGATTTCCTTCGCGCGTTCGAGCCCGTCCTCGACGCCGGGATCGATGCGGTGATGCCGAGTTACAACTCGATCAACGGTGTACCCTCTCACGCATCCTCGCATTTCCTTCGGGACGTTCTTCGCGACGAGATGGATTTCGACGGCTACGTCGCCTCGGACTGGAACGGGGTGAACATGCTGCACGAGCACCATGGCGTTTCAAGTGATCGCCGCGGATCGATCAAACAGTCGATCGAAGGAGGCGTCGACGTACACTCGCTCGGCGAGGGCGAACATGTCGAACACGTCGTCGACCTCGTCAAATCCGGTGAAATCGACGAGGCGCTCGTCGACGAGGCTGTCCGTCGTATCCTTACCCTCAAAGACGACCTTGGACTCTTCGAGGATCCGTACGTTGATGTCGACCAGGTGGCGACAACGCTCGGGCGTGAAGAACACCAGGATGTCAATCTCGAGGCGGCCCGTCAGTCGATGACCCTGCTGCGAAACGAGGAGGAGACACTCCCCTTCTCGACGGATCTCGACGAGGTGCTCGTAACCGGCCCCAACGCCGACGAACTTTCACACCAGGTCGGCGGATGGAGTCTCAAACCCGATGAGGGCCTCGAGGGTGAGACGGTACTCGACGGCGTCGAATCCATCGTCTCCGATGACACGACGGTAACGTACGAACGCGGCTCGGGAATCCGAGCGGAAGATGACATCGAAGCGGCCGCGGCCACTGCTGCGGACGCCGACGCTGCGGTTGTCGTTCTCGGTGAGAACTGGTACCTCCACGAATTCGGACCACAGGATGTTACCGGGCCGACAGGAGAGTTCCCGAAACGGACTTCGCTCTCCTTACCGTCCGCCCAGCGTGAACTGCTCGAAGCGATCGTCGAGACGGGGACTCCCGTCGCTCTCGTTATGATCGCCGGTCGGCCGCTCTCGATCTCCTGGGCAGCCGAACACGTCCCCGCGATCGTCCAGGCGTACTATCCCGGTAGTGCGGGTGGCCGTGCAGTGGCAGAAACAGTCTTCGGAGAGATCAATCCGAGCGGCTCGTTACCGGTGTCGGTTCCCCGGTCGACCGGCCATCTTCCGGTACGGCACAACTACCTTCCCGGGCCAACGCCAATCGGCGCTGACGAACACGAGTCCTCGTACGATCCGCTCTGGGCGTTCGGACACGGACTCTCCTACACGGAGTTCGAGTACCGGTCGCTCGAAACTGACATCGCTACCGTCAGCAGCGACAGCACGGTCACGGTCGATGTCACGCTCGCGAACACCGGTGATCAGGCCGGCGCGACGGCAGTCCACGTCTTCGCCAGCCGGCCGGTGAGTTCCGTCGTTACCCCGGCCAAGCAACTGGTCGGATTCGACCGCGTCGAGCTGGCCCCCGGCGAAGAACAAACAACCTCGCTGGAGGTCGACGCAGAGCAATTCACGGTCGTCAGGCCGGATGGGGAGTCGGTGCTCGAACCGGGTCGCGTCGAATTGTCGTGCAGTGAGATGACTCGCACTCTCGAAATCGAATAG
- a CDS encoding oligopeptide/dipeptide ABC transporter ATP-binding protein — MSSDETVVSLSGVDVHFESESGSLNPFKDPQTVRAVDDVDLEIAENDVIAIVGESGSGKTTLGKAAVGLQKPTNGTISYRGQDIWKAQKRFSNPDIPFSEIRRSLQIIHQDPESSLNPHKSVRSSLEQPLKKWQTSLGPEDREARILAMLEKVGMSPPHDYAERYPHQLSGGETQRVALIRALLMNPDLILADEAVSALDVSLRVEMMDLMLDLQDSFDTSYLFISHDLSNARYVAEHADGYLGVMYLGELVEFGPAEEVLQNPQHPYTKVLRWATPSLEITDATEPPVRTIDIPDPVDPPSGCRFHTRCPHATAHCRDNAPKSRSTDVPEHRTACYRVDEHSEYWNAEPLEGASLDR; from the coding sequence ATGAGCTCCGACGAGACGGTCGTCTCGCTGTCCGGTGTGGACGTCCACTTCGAGTCCGAAAGCGGCAGCCTCAACCCATTCAAAGATCCACAGACGGTTCGGGCTGTCGACGACGTCGATCTCGAAATCGCCGAAAACGATGTTATCGCCATCGTTGGGGAATCCGGCAGCGGAAAGACGACGCTCGGGAAGGCCGCGGTTGGACTCCAGAAGCCGACGAACGGAACGATCAGCTATCGGGGACAGGACATCTGGAAAGCACAGAAACGTTTCTCGAATCCGGATATTCCGTTTTCCGAGATCCGTCGCTCGCTCCAGATCATCCATCAGGATCCGGAGTCGTCGTTGAACCCCCACAAATCGGTTCGATCGTCCCTGGAACAGCCCCTGAAGAAGTGGCAAACGAGCCTCGGACCGGAAGACAGAGAAGCCCGGATCCTCGCCATGCTCGAAAAAGTCGGGATGTCGCCCCCACACGACTACGCGGAGCGATACCCACATCAGCTGTCCGGCGGCGAAACCCAGCGTGTCGCTCTCATCCGGGCCCTGCTGATGAACCCCGATCTCATACTCGCCGACGAGGCCGTGTCGGCGCTCGATGTCTCCTTGCGCGTGGAGATGATGGATCTCATGTTGGATCTGCAGGACTCGTTCGATACGTCGTACCTGTTCATCAGTCACGACCTCTCGAACGCGCGTTACGTGGCCGAGCATGCGGATGGGTATCTCGGCGTGATGTATCTCGGCGAACTCGTCGAGTTCGGACCCGCAGAGGAGGTCCTGCAGAACCCACAACACCCCTATACCAAGGTGTTGCGGTGGGCGACGCCGTCTCTCGAGATCACGGATGCGACGGAGCCGCCGGTTCGGACGATTGACATTCCGGACCCCGTGGATCCGCCCTCGGGATGCCGGTTCCACACGCGATGTCCGCACGCGACCGCGCACTGTCGTGACAACGCACCGAAGAGCCGATCGACTGACGTCCCGGAGCATCGCACTGCGTGCTATCGCGTCGACGAGCACAGCGAGTACTGGAATGCGGAACCGCTGGAGGGTGCCAGCCTTGACCGATAA